A stretch of Lysinibacillus agricola DNA encodes these proteins:
- a CDS encoding response regulator, giving the protein MEGDEHVPTVLVVDDTLFMRVAISNMFTEWGYDVVGKAANGKEAVAMYRELQPNLVTMDVTMPVMTGIAAVKEIIPEFPNAKIIMITALGQQKLIVEAIESGAKDFITKPFEPERLKAVVDQLLGQNC; this is encoded by the coding sequence GTGGAGGGAGATGAACATGTGCCTACAGTTTTAGTAGTGGATGATACGCTATTTATGCGTGTTGCAATAAGTAATATGTTTACTGAATGGGGTTATGATGTAGTCGGCAAGGCAGCAAATGGTAAAGAAGCTGTAGCGATGTATCGTGAGTTACAACCAAATCTTGTAACGATGGATGTAACAATGCCCGTTATGACAGGTATCGCAGCAGTAAAAGAAATCATCCCTGAATTTCCAAATGCAAAAATAATTATGATTACGGCTTTAGGACAACAGAAGTTGATCGTGGAAGCGATTGAAAGTGGTGCGAAGGATTTTATCACAAAGCCTTTCGAGCCAGAAAGATTAAAAGCTGTAGTTGATCAATTGCTTGGACAAAATTGTTAA
- a CDS encoding LutB/LldF family L-lactate oxidation iron-sulfur protein: MAMKTSNERFNHRVTKELENTFMRGAVSSAQERFQTRRLKQADELGHWEEWRSHGEEIRKHVLANLDYYLYQLSENVSKRGGHVYFAQTAEEATDYIQSIAKQKNAAKIVKSKSMVTEEINLNDALEQLGCEVIETDLGEYILQVDDHEPPSHIVVPALHKNKEQIRDVFKEKQGYDKTEKPEELALYVREKLRNEYLTADIGITGCNFAIAESGSITLVTNEGNADLVTALPKTQITVMGMERIVPTFEEMEVLVSLLTRSAVGQKLTSYITTLTGIKDDGDTDGPEEFHLVIIDNGRSDILGGEFQSILQCIRCAACVNACPVYRHVGGHTYGSIYSGPVGVVLSPLLGGYEDFKELPYASTLCGACTDACPVKIPLHQLIHRHRQVIVENEGKAPVSEKLLMKAFGLGASSPTLYKMATKMASPAMSPFTKDNKISKGPGPLKAWTEARDFPAPNRNNFRDWFKHRQEGGEE, encoded by the coding sequence ATGGCCATGAAAACAAGTAATGAACGCTTTAATCATCGAGTAACGAAAGAATTAGAAAATACCTTTATGCGCGGAGCTGTGTCAAGCGCACAGGAGCGTTTTCAAACACGTCGGCTAAAACAAGCTGATGAGCTCGGACATTGGGAGGAATGGCGCTCTCACGGAGAAGAAATTCGAAAGCATGTGCTTGCGAACTTAGATTATTACTTATATCAGCTGAGTGAAAATGTCTCTAAAAGAGGTGGACATGTTTACTTTGCGCAAACAGCGGAAGAAGCGACAGACTATATTCAAAGTATCGCTAAACAGAAAAATGCTGCTAAAATTGTAAAATCGAAATCCATGGTTACAGAGGAAATTAATTTAAATGACGCTTTAGAACAGTTAGGGTGTGAAGTCATTGAAACAGATCTTGGTGAATACATTTTGCAAGTAGATGATCACGAGCCACCATCTCATATCGTTGTTCCTGCTTTGCATAAAAATAAGGAACAGATTCGTGACGTTTTTAAAGAAAAACAAGGCTATGATAAAACCGAAAAACCTGAGGAATTAGCTCTTTATGTACGGGAAAAATTAAGGAATGAATATTTAACAGCAGATATTGGCATTACGGGCTGTAATTTCGCTATTGCAGAAAGCGGCTCGATTACACTCGTTACAAACGAAGGAAACGCGGATCTAGTAACAGCCTTGCCGAAAACACAAATTACGGTAATGGGGATGGAAAGAATTGTTCCTACTTTTGAAGAGATGGAAGTGCTAGTAAGTTTATTAACAAGAAGCGCGGTTGGGCAAAAACTAACAAGCTATATTACAACATTAACAGGGATCAAAGATGACGGTGACACAGATGGACCAGAGGAATTCCATTTAGTAATTATTGATAATGGGCGCTCAGACATTTTAGGTGGTGAATTCCAATCTATTTTACAATGTATTCGCTGTGCAGCATGTGTCAACGCTTGTCCAGTTTATCGTCATGTTGGCGGCCATACGTATGGCTCAATCTACTCTGGGCCAGTCGGTGTCGTTCTTTCACCATTATTAGGGGGCTATGAAGATTTTAAGGAGCTACCATATGCTTCCACATTATGCGGTGCCTGCACAGATGCTTGTCCTGTAAAAATACCGTTACATCAACTTATTCATAGACATCGCCAAGTAATTGTTGAAAATGAGGGAAAAGCTCCTGTATCAGAAAAGCTATTAATGAAAGCATTTGGCTTAGGAGCTTCCTCCCCTACCCTATATAAAATGGCGACAAAAATGGCTTCGCCAGCAATGTCCCCATTTACAAAAGATAATAAAATTTCAAAAGGCCCAGGCCCACTAAAAGCATGGACGGAAGCAAGAGATTTTCCTGCACCAAATAGAAATAATTTCCGTGACTGGTTTAAACACCGTCAAGAAGGAGGCGAAGAATAA
- a CDS encoding sigma factor: MVQDVFIKFYHHQKYYEERGEMRAYLARMTINKCKDYLKSWAYRKISVQHKLFSKQKSVINDRLIQWDEQTILDEAILKLPLKQREPIV, encoded by the coding sequence ATCGTTCAAGATGTGTTTATTAAATTTTATCATCATCAAAAGTATTATGAAGAAAGAGGAGAGATGAGGGCTTATTTAGCACGCATGACCATTAATAAATGTAAGGATTATTTAAAGAGCTGGGCATATCGGAAAATTTCAGTTCAACACAAGCTTTTCTCTAAGCAAAAATCCGTTATTAACGATAGGCTTATTCAATGGGATGAACAAACGATTTTAGATGAAGCTATTTTGAAATTACCGTTAAAGCAGCGAGAACCTATTGTGTGA
- a CDS encoding DUF2621 domain-containing protein produces the protein MLSGWFLWFILFWVVVLISFMAIGGFFMFRKFLKRLPKQDGKSDLDWQEYYLDKTIHLWGQPEKELLYELVSPVPELFRQIAKEKIAGKIGELALEEKAPSINHDLIIRGYIQATPKRDHKFLRKKLDEMQIDIAPYEHLFE, from the coding sequence TTGTTAAGTGGTTGGTTTTTATGGTTTATCCTATTTTGGGTAGTTGTACTTATTTCGTTTATGGCGATCGGTGGATTTTTCATGTTCCGCAAATTTTTAAAGCGATTACCGAAGCAGGACGGTAAATCCGATTTAGATTGGCAAGAGTATTATTTAGATAAAACCATTCATTTATGGGGACAACCTGAAAAAGAGCTTTTATATGAACTTGTAAGCCCTGTACCTGAGCTATTTAGACAAATAGCTAAGGAGAAAATTGCAGGAAAAATTGGGGAGCTTGCTTTAGAAGAAAAAGCACCTTCTATTAACCACGATTTGATTATTCGTGGCTACATTCAAGCAACGCCAAAGCGCGATCATAAGTTTTTACGCAAAAAATTAGATGAAATGCAAATTGACATCGCTCCATATGAACATTTGTTTGAATGA
- a CDS encoding CcdC family protein yields MFSSIPSQYYVIGSTIMAIFMGSFVMVLRMRASKKPTNEKKIIIPPIAMSSGALMFLFEQFRVPPMQILEAVAVGMVFSTILIATSKFEVKGQDIYLKRSKAFVFILIGLLVFRVVAKMILSSSIDVGELAGMFWILAFAMLVPWRIAMLIQFIKIKKTIPLKNI; encoded by the coding sequence ATGTTTAGCAGTATCCCTTCTCAATATTATGTTATAGGTTCAACTATAATGGCCATTTTTATGGGTAGCTTTGTCATGGTTTTACGAATGCGAGCATCCAAGAAACCAACAAATGAGAAGAAAATTATCATTCCACCTATTGCGATGTCTTCAGGTGCGTTAATGTTTTTATTTGAACAATTTCGAGTGCCACCCATGCAAATTTTAGAAGCGGTTGCAGTCGGTATGGTGTTCTCGACCATCTTAATTGCCACTTCTAAATTTGAAGTAAAAGGTCAAGATATTTATTTAAAACGTTCAAAAGCATTCGTTTTTATACTAATCGGACTGTTAGTGTTCCGTGTTGTTGCAAAAATGATATTAAGTAGCTCCATCGATGTTGGTGAATTAGCAGGAATGTTTTGGATTCTGGCGTTCGCCATGTTAGTCCCTTGGCGAATCGCAATGCTTATTCAATTTATAAAAATCAAAAAAACAATTCCGCTGAAGAATATTTAA
- a CDS encoding DUF2922 domain-containing protein, producing the protein MTQVLELQFETVAGKTATFAIDAPKPKVTAEEIQKVMQTIIAKNVFDGQAGTLIAMSGARIVDRQVTEFDLKIE; encoded by the coding sequence ATGACACAAGTTTTAGAGCTGCAATTTGAAACAGTGGCAGGGAAAACGGCAACATTTGCGATTGATGCACCGAAGCCAAAAGTAACAGCGGAAGAAATTCAAAAGGTAATGCAAACCATCATCGCTAAAAATGTTTTTGATGGACAAGCTGGCACTCTCATTGCGATGAGTGGGGCTCGCATTGTTGATCGACAAGTAACAGAATTTGATTTAAAGATCGAATAA
- a CDS encoding DUF1659 domain-containing protein, translating into MAKVNFLGATLRLKYVAGHNAQNEPMFTTKTYRNLNSSHTAEDLVEVAYAIASLSSHALDSIVKQETTDLS; encoded by the coding sequence ATGGCAAAAGTCAATTTCTTAGGTGCTACACTGCGCTTAAAGTATGTTGCTGGACACAATGCCCAAAACGAGCCCATGTTCACAACAAAAACGTACCGCAATTTAAACAGCTCGCATACGGCAGAGGATTTAGTAGAGGTAGCATATGCCATTGCAAGTCTATCTTCACACGCACTAGACAGCATTGTAAAACAAGAAACAACAGATTTATCCTAA
- a CDS encoding GTP cyclohydrolase IIa: MKIAIVSPQDSLKQAIPLFNEYKINYVSLLYDEHHSIIPMIKEYEDQVDGFLFTGVAPYQIAINSIDLSVPVEYVQHDITTLYRTLFNIRYVHNLNISQFSIDVFKTSEIKEVFEELELPFENIYMGEFNPLNSDEVTHYHMDLFQQGKVNFCITSFLTTYKKLKMEGIPCFRVVPSKFALRKTLELLILEITSLKKQEAQISVGIFNVDNIQSIMNNYSEYEVQSLKLKLYDLILKYGAASQSSVVFSGGDEFIIYSTTGRISKGLNDDQSNFLLEQIRKTIPMSVSYGIGEGLTANEATNNARIAVRRAKDEGGNCAFIRKINGTFMGPLQEPNEIEYISGYNEEIELIGKKVGISPATLSKIQVINKKIGKEIISANELSEYYGCSLRSARRLLSVLEKYDYATITSFDQPFSTGRPRRYYKLNF; encoded by the coding sequence ATGAAAATTGCAATTGTTAGCCCGCAAGATTCTTTAAAACAGGCTATACCACTTTTTAATGAATATAAAATTAATTATGTGTCTCTGTTATATGATGAACACCATTCTATCATTCCAATGATAAAAGAGTATGAAGATCAGGTCGATGGATTTTTATTTACTGGAGTGGCCCCTTACCAGATTGCTATAAATTCTATAGATTTATCAGTTCCAGTTGAGTATGTACAACATGATATAACAACCCTTTATCGTACACTTTTTAACATTCGTTATGTCCATAATCTAAATATCAGCCAATTCAGTATAGACGTATTTAAAACTTCAGAGATTAAAGAGGTTTTTGAGGAATTAGAGTTGCCTTTTGAAAACATTTATATGGGTGAATTTAATCCTCTTAATTCAGATGAAGTAACGCATTATCATATGGACTTATTTCAACAAGGAAAAGTTAATTTTTGTATTACTAGTTTTTTGACTACTTACAAAAAATTAAAAATGGAAGGAATACCTTGTTTTAGAGTTGTTCCAAGCAAATTTGCACTTCGGAAAACATTAGAATTATTAATACTCGAAATCACTAGTTTAAAAAAACAAGAAGCTCAAATTAGTGTAGGTATTTTCAATGTAGATAACATACAGTCTATTATGAACAACTACTCAGAATATGAAGTACAAAGTTTGAAGTTAAAACTTTATGATCTCATTCTAAAATATGGAGCAGCATCACAATCTTCTGTAGTTTTTTCAGGAGGGGACGAATTTATTATTTATAGTACTACAGGGAGAATTTCAAAAGGTTTAAATGATGATCAATCAAATTTTTTACTTGAACAAATACGTAAAACGATACCAATGTCAGTTAGTTATGGTATTGGAGAAGGTCTAACAGCAAATGAAGCAACAAATAACGCTCGTATTGCTGTTAGGAGAGCAAAAGATGAGGGAGGGAACTGTGCTTTTATTCGTAAAATCAATGGTACCTTTATGGGACCACTACAAGAGCCAAATGAAATAGAATATATATCAGGATATAACGAGGAAATAGAATTGATTGGTAAAAAAGTAGGAATAAGTCCAGCCACACTCTCTAAAATTCAAGTGATAAATAAAAAAATTGGAAAAGAAATAATCTCTGCAAATGAGCTGTCCGAGTATTATGGTTGTTCATTAAGAAGTGCACGTAGATTACTTTCAGTATTAGAAAAGTATGATTATGCTACAATTACTAGCTTTGATCAACCCTTTTCAACAGGAAGACCGAGACGCTATTATAAGTTGAATTTTTAA
- a CDS encoding SCO family protein: protein MRNKIIGLVLLFALAAVLSACGNSKFKADYNLELPDFDHVNQRGEKVSLESLKGKPWIGMYIFTNCTSICPPMSFNMTQVQEKLKKKGVEDYNIVAFSVDPDVDKPEVLADYLKKYNVPDQSKWNLLTGYSQKYIEQFAVKSTKIIVRNDPNSDQVVHGNQFFLVDKDGVIVKMYSGFAENPEDVPIDTIASDIETYIDENL, encoded by the coding sequence ATGAGAAATAAAATAATTGGACTTGTGCTACTTTTTGCATTAGCAGCTGTGCTTAGTGCGTGTGGAAATTCAAAGTTTAAAGCAGATTATAACTTGGAATTACCAGATTTTGACCATGTCAATCAACGCGGAGAAAAAGTTTCTTTAGAGAGTTTAAAAGGAAAACCATGGATTGGTATGTATATTTTCACGAATTGTACTTCAATTTGTCCACCAATGTCTTTTAATATGACGCAAGTTCAAGAAAAGCTGAAGAAAAAAGGTGTGGAAGATTATAATATTGTTGCGTTTTCAGTTGATCCTGACGTTGATAAACCAGAAGTATTAGCTGATTATTTGAAAAAATATAATGTTCCAGATCAATCAAAATGGAATCTACTTACTGGTTATTCACAAAAATATATCGAGCAGTTCGCTGTAAAATCAACAAAAATAATCGTCAGAAATGATCCTAATAGCGACCAAGTCGTCCATGGGAATCAATTTTTTTTAGTTGATAAAGATGGTGTAATCGTAAAAATGTATTCAGGATTTGCGGAGAATCCAGAGGATGTCCCTATTGACACAATTGCATCAGATATAGAAACATATATTGATGAAAATTTATAA
- a CDS encoding cytochrome c biogenesis CcdA family protein, which yields METDINVFLAFGAGFLSFISPCTLPLYPAFLSYITGMTLDELKSERGMMQKRAVFHTLFFLLGFSIIFIMIGLGASLAAEFFLNYSTLLRQIGAILIVVFGLMIVGLLQIDFLMKDRKFQFKNRPSGYLGSVLIGIAFAAGWTPCTGPILASIIALASANPSAGFSYMLAYYLGFAIPFFVLSFFIARMTWIRTHSQKIVKIGGYIMIAVGVLLFFDGLTYITRILEPIFGGFTGF from the coding sequence ATGGAAACTGATATTAACGTATTTTTAGCTTTCGGTGCAGGGTTTTTAAGCTTTATTTCACCGTGTACCCTTCCGCTGTATCCAGCATTTTTATCGTACATAACAGGTATGACATTAGATGAGCTAAAATCGGAACGAGGCATGATGCAAAAGCGTGCTGTTTTCCACACACTATTCTTTTTACTAGGATTTTCAATTATCTTTATAATGATTGGACTAGGGGCATCATTAGCAGCAGAGTTCTTCCTAAATTATTCAACATTATTACGTCAGATTGGTGCCATTTTAATCGTTGTATTTGGTTTAATGATTGTGGGATTACTACAAATTGACTTCTTAATGAAGGATCGAAAATTCCAATTTAAAAACCGACCATCTGGTTATTTGGGATCAGTATTAATCGGAATAGCCTTTGCGGCAGGCTGGACACCGTGTACAGGTCCAATTTTAGCTTCGATTATTGCATTAGCAAGTGCAAATCCAAGCGCAGGCTTTAGCTATATGTTAGCTTATTATTTAGGCTTTGCGATTCCTTTCTTCGTGTTATCTTTCTTTATAGCACGTATGACTTGGATTCGTACGCACAGCCAAAAAATTGTGAAAATCGGCGGTTATATTATGATTGCCGTTGGGGTATTGTTATTCTTTGATGGATTAACGTATATAACACGCATATTAGAGCCTATTTTCGGTGGATTTACGGGCTTCTAA
- a CDS encoding YvrJ family protein, which yields MEQWLNMISDIGFPILLSFYLLHRVEVKLDAIHDALVSLK from the coding sequence ATGGAACAGTGGTTAAACATGATATCGGATATCGGTTTTCCTATCTTATTGTCGTTTTATTTACTGCACCGAGTAGAAGTGAAATTAGATGCAATTCATGATGCGCTTGTTTCCTTAAAGTGA
- a CDS encoding MFS transporter, with product MNEEQKYKKASYHLWTFTASKMISLLGSHVLSFGIGLYILALTGSAMSFATTMICSILPRALVAPLAGYVADNYSKKRTILVAQAGTILTVGGLLLYTEMVGLSVYAIYMATVFNTICSAFSGVTFTSSIATLVDPERLQKAMSFNQMSVSIAAIGGPVIGGMMYGFFSMEAFLLVHMSAYVIAFCLEATMNFTLYSTRNQVAEKEKVWAGLASGFRYIKQQKVVKTIMWVSLWINLFFSAIVVGGTYIIIELLKVKSTHFGFIEASGAVGMLVASLIFATRAEVKAPLRFSKISLLLLASSLGLAVVPLVTNLSYLTMVIFYIVIYFIFAIFEMGINMPIMVYLQKLISEEYRGRVLGLMETMAMSMMPIGMIVYGILYDTFPATVILLVTSAIIVTISLVMLRTSVLKEAHPEVYNQKIATESVAN from the coding sequence ATGAATGAAGAGCAAAAATATAAAAAGGCCTCGTATCATTTATGGACATTTACCGCTAGTAAAATGATCTCGTTGTTAGGGTCTCATGTATTGTCATTTGGGATAGGTTTATATATTTTGGCACTGACAGGGTCAGCGATGAGTTTTGCGACAACGATGATCTGTTCCATTTTGCCTCGTGCATTGGTCGCGCCTTTGGCAGGTTATGTAGCTGATAATTATTCAAAGAAACGCACTATTTTAGTAGCACAAGCAGGTACAATTTTAACCGTTGGTGGGTTATTACTTTATACAGAAATGGTCGGCTTGTCGGTGTATGCTATTTATATGGCAACAGTTTTTAATACAATATGCTCAGCTTTTTCTGGTGTAACATTTACTTCCTCAATTGCAACACTAGTAGATCCAGAACGCCTACAAAAAGCGATGTCATTTAATCAAATGTCAGTGTCCATTGCAGCGATTGGAGGACCAGTAATCGGTGGAATGATGTATGGATTTTTCTCCATGGAAGCATTTTTACTTGTACATATGTCGGCATATGTGATTGCATTCTGCTTAGAAGCCACAATGAATTTTACTCTCTATAGTACAAGAAATCAGGTTGCAGAAAAGGAAAAGGTGTGGGCTGGGCTTGCTAGTGGCTTTCGTTATATTAAGCAACAAAAAGTTGTGAAAACAATTATGTGGGTTTCGTTATGGATTAATTTGTTCTTCTCTGCCATCGTTGTAGGGGGGACTTACATTATTATTGAATTATTAAAAGTAAAATCAACGCATTTTGGTTTTATAGAGGCATCTGGTGCAGTTGGTATGCTTGTTGCTTCCCTCATTTTCGCAACACGGGCAGAGGTAAAGGCGCCACTACGTTTTTCTAAAATCAGCTTATTGCTGTTGGCTAGCAGTTTAGGGCTTGCAGTTGTTCCATTAGTAACGAATTTATCCTATTTAACGATGGTTATCTTTTATATTGTCATCTACTTTATTTTCGCTATTTTTGAGATGGGGATTAACATGCCAATTATGGTTTATTTGCAAAAGCTAATTTCGGAAGAATACCGTGGACGTGTATTGGGATTAATGGAAACAATGGCAATGTCAATGATGCCGATTGGTATGATCGTATACGGCATCTTGTATGATACATTCCCAGCAACGGTTATTTTACTTGTCACGAGTGCAATTATCGTGACGATATCACTAGTTATGCTACGAACATCTGTCTTAAAAGAAGCACATCCAGAGGTTTATAATCAAAAAATAGCCACTGAGAGTGTAGCAAATTAA
- a CDS encoding (Fe-S)-binding protein has translation MKVTLFATCLVDMFQGEVGKAVVEVLERLGCDLDFPENQICCGQPAYNSGYVKESKNAMKKMISAFEHAEYVVSPSGSCAYMFKEYPEVFKGDPVWEPKARALADKTYEFTEFIVDVLKVEDVGAHLEGKATYHTSCHMTRLLGVTEAPFKLLNQVKGLQYVELPGKDRCCGFGGTFSVKMGNISGEMVNEKVQNVEETGADILIGADAGCLINIGGRINRQGKPIKVMHIAEVLNCQ, from the coding sequence ATGAAAGTAACACTATTTGCGACTTGTTTAGTTGATATGTTTCAAGGTGAAGTAGGAAAAGCTGTTGTCGAAGTTCTGGAAAGACTCGGCTGTGACCTTGACTTTCCAGAAAATCAAATTTGCTGTGGGCAACCTGCCTACAATAGTGGCTATGTAAAAGAATCTAAAAATGCTATGAAGAAAATGATTTCAGCATTTGAGCATGCCGAATACGTTGTCTCCCCTTCTGGTTCCTGTGCTTATATGTTTAAGGAATATCCAGAAGTGTTTAAGGGAGATCCTGTTTGGGAGCCAAAAGCGAGAGCATTGGCAGATAAAACATATGAATTTACAGAATTTATTGTAGATGTATTAAAGGTCGAGGATGTAGGTGCACATTTAGAGGGCAAGGCTACTTATCATACTTCTTGTCATATGACACGACTGCTCGGTGTAACTGAAGCACCGTTTAAATTATTAAATCAAGTTAAAGGCTTGCAGTATGTAGAACTCCCAGGGAAAGATCGATGCTGTGGATTTGGCGGGACGTTTTCAGTAAAAATGGGCAATATCTCAGGAGAAATGGTCAATGAAAAAGTACAGAATGTAGAAGAAACAGGGGCTGACATTCTAATCGGTGCTGATGCTGGGTGCTTAATCAATATTGGTGGTCGAATTAATCGACAAGGAAAACCTATTAAAGTTATGCATATTGCGGAAGTATTAAATTGCCAATAA
- a CDS encoding FadR/GntR family transcriptional regulator, producing the protein MELRKIKPKKIYEEVTEILYEKIRAGELKPGDRLDSVEQLAEQLQVSRSAIREALSALKAMGLIEIKQGSGTFVKSIQSNQLDFPLSTAILTNKQDVSHLLEVRKIIEVGAAASAAIHRTEEDIQSMMQILDEMKRVQGDGELGEKVDFQFHAAISSASQNPLLATILDQVSGLMIETMKETRRIWLYSKKTTSEKLYDEHMQIFLAIKQQNEELAKHAMASHLSNVEKVLMQYFETTESMK; encoded by the coding sequence TTGGAATTAAGAAAAATTAAACCGAAAAAAATATATGAGGAAGTAACCGAAATCCTTTATGAAAAAATTAGAGCTGGCGAACTGAAGCCTGGAGACCGACTTGATTCAGTAGAGCAACTTGCTGAACAATTACAAGTAAGTAGATCCGCCATACGAGAAGCTCTTTCTGCTTTAAAAGCAATGGGGCTCATTGAAATCAAACAAGGTTCAGGTACATTCGTTAAAAGTATCCAATCTAATCAGCTTGATTTCCCCTTATCAACGGCCATTTTAACAAATAAACAAGATGTCTCACATTTGTTAGAAGTACGTAAAATTATCGAAGTGGGCGCAGCGGCTAGCGCAGCCATTCACAGAACAGAAGAAGACATACAGTCAATGATGCAAATTTTGGATGAGATGAAACGGGTACAAGGAGACGGAGAACTAGGAGAAAAAGTCGATTTTCAATTTCACGCGGCTATTTCTTCAGCATCGCAAAATCCCCTACTTGCAACTATATTAGACCAAGTCTCTGGCTTAATGATCGAAACAATGAAAGAAACACGCCGAATTTGGTTGTACTCTAAAAAAACAACAAGCGAAAAGCTGTACGATGAACATATGCAAATTTTCCTAGCGATTAAACAGCAAAATGAAGAGCTAGCAAAACATGCAATGGCTTCACATTTAAGTAATGTTGAAAAAGTTTTAATGCAATATTTTGAAACAACTGAATCCATGAAATAA
- a CDS encoding LutC/YkgG family protein, translating into MGGTVQNRDAFLSKIAKQLGRASKTEIARPTWQYQPQDRVLKDATKDELVEVLAQQCKNIHTDIVITNTANLPADLQKVVENYGGQSVITWKDERFKGYGLGKLMTEQWPQANIQLYEWDSELPEENIRQAEKANIGITISEITIAESGTAVLFSSKDKGRSVSFLPENSIILIPKSTIVPRMTQAARKISEKVRNGEQIASCINFITGPSNSADIEMILIVGVHGPIKATYIVIDDQ; encoded by the coding sequence ATGGGAGGTACTGTTCAAAATAGAGATGCATTTTTATCAAAAATTGCGAAGCAGCTTGGGCGTGCGTCAAAAACAGAAATTGCACGCCCTACATGGCAATATCAACCACAAGATCGTGTTCTAAAAGATGCAACAAAAGATGAATTAGTAGAGGTTTTAGCTCAACAATGTAAAAACATTCATACGGATATTGTCATTACAAATACAGCTAATCTTCCCGCAGATTTACAAAAAGTAGTTGAAAATTATGGTGGTCAATCTGTTATAACATGGAAAGACGAGCGTTTTAAAGGCTATGGACTTGGGAAATTAATGACCGAGCAGTGGCCACAAGCGAATATTCAGCTGTACGAATGGGATTCAGAGCTGCCAGAGGAAAATATTCGACAGGCTGAAAAAGCTAATATTGGTATTACGATTAGTGAAATAACAATAGCAGAATCAGGAACTGCTGTACTTTTTAGTAGCAAGGATAAAGGTAGATCCGTCAGCTTTTTACCAGAGAACTCTATTATTTTAATTCCTAAAAGCACCATCGTTCCACGAATGACACAAGCAGCTCGTAAGATTAGCGAAAAAGTTAGAAATGGCGAACAAATTGCCTCCTGCATCAACTTTATCACAGGTCCAAGTAATTCGGCAGATATCGAAATGATTCTTATTGTTGGTGTGCATGGACCCATTAAAGCAACTTATATTGTGATTGACGATCAGTAA
- a CDS encoding DUF1572 family protein: MSIGEIYVNVVQKRFKSVKELGDKTLSQLDGEQLHWAFNEESNSIAIIVKHVSGNMISRWTDFLTSDGEKATRNRDDEFTDSLQTKEEVMAVWEKGWEVFLDALQKLTEADLQGFVTIRGEQHSVIDAIERQMAHYSQHVGQIVYIAKQLKGVEWQTLSIAKGQSQAFTESMLKKHQQ, from the coding sequence ATGAGCATTGGGGAGATTTATGTAAATGTTGTTCAAAAAAGGTTTAAAAGTGTGAAAGAGTTAGGCGATAAAACACTCTCGCAATTGGACGGTGAACAATTGCACTGGGCTTTTAATGAAGAATCCAATAGTATTGCCATTATAGTAAAGCATGTTAGCGGTAATATGATATCGAGATGGACAGACTTTTTAACGTCGGATGGTGAAAAAGCAACAAGAAATCGTGATGATGAATTTACGGATAGCCTTCAGACAAAAGAAGAAGTTATGGCAGTATGGGAAAAGGGCTGGGAAGTATTTTTAGATGCTTTACAAAAATTAACGGAAGCTGATTTACAAGGGTTTGTAACGATAAGGGGAGAACAGCATTCCGTGATAGATGCGATTGAAAGACAAATGGCCCATTATTCACAACATGTCGGTCAAATCGTTTACATCGCTAAGCAATTAAAGGGCGTTGAGTGGCAAACATTAAGTATTGCAAAGGGACAATCTCAGGCTTTCACAGAGTCTATGTTAAAAAAACATCAACAATAG